Within Anopheles nili chromosome 3, idAnoNiliSN_F5_01, whole genome shotgun sequence, the genomic segment aaaaatttgaaaacgtGCAGAGAGCTGTCCAAATGCACATTCTACCACACTTCTTGCTCTGGATACTTTATAATTAAACTGTCGTTTTTGCGGTGTTAAAGATGCTGCATTGTACGGCTTCATCAAATTATCCGTGAGTTGAAAGGCTTCATCTCCAACAAACACATAAGGTGCGATGATATTTGAACCTTGAAGTTCAGCAGATGGCGGAATATTCAGATGTTGGCCATGCAGCAGTCTTCCAAAAGATGAATTACGAAATACTCTGTCGTCGGAAATACGGCCATTTGCACCAACATCGAcggataaaaatttatattcaGCATTCACAACTGCCATCAATACGACACTGAAGCTCCCTTTGTAGTTAAAATAAGTCGTTCCAGAATGCGCCGGTTTTTGAATCAACACATGTTTCCCGTCTATTGCGCCTAAGCAATGGGGAAATTGTCGCTGGGTTTGAAATAGATCAGCTTCACGTATCCATTTTTCTATGGATTGTGGCAgctgcaaacaaataaaaggacTTGTGACGCCGACTGCAACGACAAACTAGTATTTTCATTTATACTATCATAGATAAATGTATTGTTTTAATCCTTCCTGAATTGCTGcacatgattccatgattATTGAAGATATGCAGTTTGGAGAAATTATTGATGCATATGATAAATCCCGGAAGCTTCGTCCAGTTGCAAGAAAGCGTAGCGTCAAAATTAACCGCGAACGTGGAGGAATCGCAAGTCTCATCACCTTGTCTTGTTTAGCAATTCGTGATTGAACTTTTTGCAGCAAGAGGTTAAAAGTTATTTCACTCATTTGCAACTAATTTTTGAAGTCTCatatattttcttctgctaattCACGTACCATGGAAACCTCCGTTACGACATGAGTTCGCTTCCTGCGCCACCTTTTATTTGTtgcacgtgttttctttcgatgttCTTCAATTTCAACAGCTCTAATAAGTTCTAATGTAGCTCcgaacaaatgaaaactatGCACATCCATAAAACCATACTGAATGCGAGATATTAGTTATGTCAGCATGATCTATAAACGTTAGGTCCTTTCAAGGATACTGGTAAATTATGACACTGTTACTGTTATTGACAGcgagaaatttatttttttcgtacatgcATCCAAAGAATATTATTGTATAACTGACCtacgtatttcaaaatatttgaaGGATTGTAGTTCTTGGATATGTCGGCGAATCAACTAGAACATTAGTTCaaactttaaacaaaaatcgtACCAACTTCACCAGTTATACAACTGACAAaatttcaacatcaaatttcTGCAACCAAAATGAATGCATCCCAAGACCAATGTTTAAAAGTTTAGGTTTGAGACTTATCGTAAAtcagtatatttttgtactgcaaaataacacaccatagctgaaaataaacatttgatatttaaattttacgtttcattacATACAATTTCGTAtcatgttttcctccttcgcaTAGCTAATTAAATATAAGGAAAAATAACTAGTAAAAATCACTAACATAttacgaaaagtaaaattgaAACACAATTGAAATTATGGTTGTAACATTTTCTAAATATCACTTGATATTTTCTAAATATCATTCTGGTATGTTGAggcgcatttttttatttattcattcaaaaatggtaatatatttgtttggaacatttgtatcgtttgTCACCCCTAATATGTGTGCGAACGGGATAGATGGCTGAAGACTTATAATTTCATCGGTTGTTTTATGACGGTTTGGAATATCTTAAGTTTGGCGGTTTATCGGGGAATTTCCAACACAGGTCAGCGGATACATCTGTGCGAGAGTAACGATGATCGGCGGATGTGTCTTTTAAGGGTATTTTATGATGTCGCTGTCTAGATGATCGGTTGTTTATGCAGTCGATGCCTATTTTATAGGTAGCTGTCATAAAGCTAGGTACGTCTGGGCAAAAGGGCTGTGGCAACAATAGTTAACTCGCTCAAATAacgttttttgaaaatattaaatcTCTTGTTTCTTTAATCATAAGATTTTCTCTGTTACTTTGATCTAAGTTATTTTCTAAATATGACAGCACATCTGTTAAAAAATTCCATTTCCTAAATTGTCATTAAATGACTCTAATTCTTGTTCATTATTTAAATGTTCTTATCAGCTGTTCAAATCGTGATCAAATATTCttaattcttttttctgtAGTCCAAGATGATTTGAAACAATATCCAAGCTAGCATTAAACAAGTCTAGCCTTTTGCTGTCTTGCTGCTGTCGGCTAAAGCGGAAGACTCTCCACTAATATCTTGGACAATATTGTTTGCCACTACTGCAGAAGCTATGTTTTGCCGTTTAACATGCCAGCAATCCTACTCCACGACGTGGATGTCACACTTTTACCGTTTTTAACTACGATCCTAAGGCTTTAGTTTTGTATTTAGAGTCTGTCTGAGTCCCGTCACCTTGCCTCATACCACGGTGAGATTCAAATGGGTGTTCCACAGCATGTTGGAAATTTTGATCTGCTGCAAATGATTCTCGAAGCAATATGCAGAAAAATTGTCAGGCTGTCCAAACATTACAACCTCTTCATACACGTGTAGAAGATTGTGGACATTGCTTGTCAAGTGTGCACGACTATAAATCGAGCCTAAATCCTTTACTAATCTGGAAAGGAAATCTTTTGCACGACGCCATAAGTGCTGGTAGAACGAAGAAGATAGTATTGTTATACCGCAAAAATAGAGTAAGAAGTGACTGTATACGTGAGGATCTAAACAGTCTTTCAGGACCACAACACTCGTATAATGCAGGAAGGTACGAAATTCGGTACCCTTCCAAAAAGCGACATACCGAACGCTTCTAAGCGAACGGCGTATTTCAGAAGGAAGTCGTACCTGTCTTGTAAATCGAGAAACAGCTTCCTTTAGTTGAGGGGACCACCGAGGACATCTTTCAAATTTGCCTTCTAGAAGCTCTCGGAGTATTTTCTCGGTCACTCCCAGATCAATAAGGTGCAAACGCTCGCCAACaggcacgttttttatcaaatcaaaattatcTAAATCTTCTAACGGCGAACGCCACAATTTATGGTGGTACGCACATACTCTTGATCGAAAGCCTGCGTCCGTACGCAGGGGAGCATCCAATGCAtcgaaaaaaacttttttaccTTGGGGAATGTATTCTCCTACACAAGAACACTTTAAACAACCGTGCATCCCATTGaagcttgttgttgctgaaaataaaatagtaaaattAAACAGATCTATTAGTATAATGTTTGACATCTTTCATAAGCTTTATGTAACTTACCTTTTATGAAGCTTCGAGCCGGCGAGTCAGCGAGAAAATTGCGAACATTAAAATTCAACGTTTTCTCGCCAACGCTCAAACCTCCTTGCTGAATTTCATTCAGCTCATCTACTAGCGACTGCAAAAACTCTTCAATGCTTGCCGGTTTTACCGTTCCACTGAATGTGGCCACCGTCATAATCGGAAGCTTTGGCAACTCTACCACCTTCATAAGAATGGGCCAAAGCTGGATTGGCCCACTTTTGTTCCATGGTAGCCCGTCGATTGACACCTCCAATGAAAACTGTGTCTCTTCAGGAATAGATATGTTTGAAACAGTTACAGGTGTAATGTATTTTGTCAGGGCAGATCCTAAACTTCCATACCAAAAATCACCTCCCCGGATAGACACAACTTGACTACTAACACGGGTTGGTGTACCAATCAATGTCCGCGCATCTTTAGGAAGATTTAAATCTAGTTTCTCCCGTAGGATGGCCAGCATCATATTGACCACTGAACGGGGGAGCTGGTGTGCAACCGCAAGGTGTCGAAAACAATCTTTTAAAGACATGTCATCAAACATACGGTACACATCGTCCCAATCGACTGCCTCATCATCTTCCTCAGAGCAGTCGTCCTCATCCGGTTTAATGTCCTCGTGATCGTGAGCCCCAATCGCACTACATCCCCCTGGCCGGAgatattttcaataaaatcgaTTCGATTTCTTTTTATGGGAGGAAGCTCACCTGATGCTCCGTCAGATGCTCCATCACTAACTTCATCAGATGAAGTATCtgcgaataaacaaaaaaattatgtatatatacgtTATATTCTGCCTTAATTCATGTTTctgcacatttttatttttttaatcactTTCACCTAAATAAAATCTTCTTTTCTTTGTTATATCtattttaaataacataagTTTTTTGCAATGGTATGTATACTGTTTCactattttaaactttttaaagcaaaaagtctttctttttttgcaaaaatcactgcactttttattttcatacacAACTTCTTCACTACAGTTCACGCTCTTCACACAAGCACATTCACTGCACACGCTCTTATTTGCTTGTAGAgcaatgtttttttacttaccTAAAGAACAGTACGGCACTTGCTTGTATCGGCTTGGACCAGCTTCGTTTACCAATTATTGATATTTACTATCAAAGTCTTTATAAATGTTTTCCAAATCTTCACgggaatttttaaaatagcATCCATTCAAATCACTACGGTCCATTCTGCTCAATTGATATTTTGACGAAACCAATTCTTCGTTAAGGTTAAACATCTTGTGCGAACATACGGTTTTAGGTTTTCGATCAATACAAACATTTTTGCGAAGGTGTTTACATTACACTCtgctatttgcatttttaagatttttttaaaaacagtTCCACAGCTGATAATCCGTTTTTTCTCTAATCCACTTATTTCACGAAATAGTTTATgtatggatttaaaattacgaaaaggaatttttaattcattttttccaGCACCCGTCCAACTACATTTTTTACAGAAAATGGTCTTCAAACAATGTTCGAAGAGCTTCATTCATATTATTTTCAGGTGAATTTGCATTTAAAGATCGACGTAAATCTGttagaaaattttgaaaactcTCCTTATCTTCgagaaatgcttcaaaaaacATCAACTGTTGTTCACAACTTATTTTATCAAAATCGAATACACTTGTAATGTTTGGTGGTAATACATTTTTCGGCCGTTTTATAGCATGCTTAAACTGAATCATGGCTTTCGACAGTATGTATatctgtttgttgttttcttttatttcataactaaagttttctatttctttgCATATAAGTTCGGTTTGATGCAGGTTATTGTTGTTAGGTGCAGGTTGTAGCGGCATATTGTTGCTTTGAATGTTAATCAAAGATCTTTCGTCATAACTCATCGATGCGTATTCACTGCGCACTACATCTAATGGATCATAAACGGAAGATTCATCTTCAAATCTACGTGAAGGCACCGGcatggctgtttttttttggttttgttttcgtagtTTTATAATACACCAGCGGTGGCGGCGAACTTATATTTCGATTATTTGAAGTGCACGTTTCAACTCGAGAAACTGTTTTTCTTGCAATCGTCGCGTCAcctattaatatttatatagTTAATCAACAATACAAGTACGCCAGCTGGCTAAGAGTAGATAGATTTGAAACCTTTTCCTACTGCTTCAGCATTGTAGGAATTTCTAGCGTCCAACCAATGTAAAGATGGTGGCAAAGCGTTCATTTTAGAATTATATTATAACTTGCACACTGTATTAAACCAACGCTATTGATAttcaaaaaaaactaattatgCACGAGAGGTTGTCTGTCAGAAAGCATTAGGCAGGGGAGCAAAGCATTGCTTTtagaataaaaatcaaaacaatgtatgcgtgtatgcgtgagttatcatccatcgtcacgtatcttctattttttacaatatctacaataatggaaaggcctgagacgaataagcaaccgcttacctACTCAGCGACATCATAAAAGCTAATCACCAATTTTATGATCACCTGTACTCTTGCACCTGAataaacatatgcatccgccaacccgtactggaattcccctgGAACCTGAATAAACATATGCATACGCCAAAACTTCAGATATTCCAGACCACCATAAatccaccaacaaaacaacatgtcctcagccatccatcccgttcccatacattgtaatatagaaacattttagcatatataaagataaaaatgtagaaataaAGTTTGGCACATAACTACAACGTTACTCTGCccgaggaatccgaactctcaaaaacccttacaccaagtggaagtgttaactggCGCCCGAATAGGGACCTGAAATCAAAGTGAggtaatttgaaaatataaacccTGCACAAACGACGAAGGACCACCACCTAACAAAATCACCGGATACTGCAATTCGCGAACATTTCTTCCGAAACAAGCCGAGGACCCGTAGTAGGACCACCATCCAAAAAGGACCACCCGGAACATCAAGCAGCCTCGAAGAACGACAGAGCATGAGCTTCATCAGTTTTACATTGATTTTACTGTGAGTCACCTTATTTTTAAGCAAGATTagtgaacgataaaaaagtgaagaaaacaattcaagaaattttccagggatttaaaaaattagAATCTTAAACCTGATAGTAATCACACGAATCAATtcaaaaaaagtgcattccaaGGTGTATGACTAAAAATTTtgataggaaaaagaaaagacaggaagcatattttaaaaacaggATGGTCACAGAAAACACCATGTCCTATAAGGAGTATATTCAAGTGGGTAAAATCCCAGATTTTGTCAAAGAGTTACCAGTTTTTGATGGTAAAGCTAGTGAATTAATGAGATGGGTGATGGAAGTGGAACACATACTACAAATGTACGCTAAACTTCCGAGGGATTCCGAGCAGCCTACCACGTGATCGAAAGTACAATTAGGCGGAAAATTAAGGGCGAAGCAGCTGACGTATTAAACTCTAACTGCGTTACAAGTGGTTGGTCACATATTAAATCAACCCTACTCGTTTACTATAAGGATAAAAGGGAATTGAAAACACTGGATCACGAACTCAGCGCGATCAGCAAGAAACAAGGTGAAAGCCTGCGCAGTTATTTCAGTAGAGTAAACGATCTACAGAACGCTATAATCGCTCAAGCTCAAACCGATCCGAAATATGCTGCTAATTTCGAATCCTATTCAACATACTTCCGAGAGAAAGCTTTGGATTGCTTTATAAGAGGTTTGGATAATCCTCTCtgttttttgctaaaaaaataataatccgtCAAATTTAAACGCGGTTTATAATTATTGTTTAGATTACTGCAATATGAATTTGAGGTCAGCACCATTCAAATCTGAACTTCGTTTTAACCACATTCCCTAACCTCGAGACCTTTATACACCACCTTCTAGGAGGACTGGTTATCATAGCCAAAACTACCCAGATCCACCCTTGCCGCCTAGAAATTTTTCGAATCTGGgccaaaatttccatccaaggaataattttcccacccctcaGTATAGTCACACTAGGAATCATACCAATCGAGAATATATTGGTCCAGCCAATCAATATGGCCAAAATATGAATATACCAAATAATTATAACATTAGAAAAAATCCAGCTGAGCATAATAATAACGGCTATCCAGTGCCTATGGAAGTAGATCCATCCATACGATCGAAATCccttaattatgcaaatagaaGTCAGGAACGTAAGGGAACAGAACAACAAAGGCAAACATATGCAGTAGATGCTCCGTTAGACTATGTTCCAGGAGTACCACCattaaacgaaacggaaattaATGGAAATTTAAGACCAACTTATGAACCAACTAATAGCATGTACCAAGAAGAGAATCATTTTTTAGATTGGGCCGCAAAATGGTGAAGCCATTCCTCCCATACATCTTTTTGCGGACAACACAGGGAGAATTTCCAATTTTGATAGATAGTGGGTCTAGTGTTAATCTAATATCGCCCAAACTCGCACATGCCTACATGCACTCAAAACCATACGAGCATTCTTCTTGTAGTATAATTAGTGCCACAGGCAAATTTAACGCTACTTCGGCCATTGACATTGCAATTTTTTACCCTAGATCTAGCAtacaatttcaatttattatgcacgattttcattcattcttcttAGGAATTCTTGGTACGTCAATTTTAAAAACGCTTGAAGCTCAATtatgcttttaaaaataatatccttACAATTATCACCGACAGTGGATTGCCATTTACCATCCCTTTACACTCCTATCAAGCTGTGAGAGAAAATTATCTTGTGGATTTTCGGGTAGATCATCTTGATTCAACACAACAGGATATGCTAAAAGAAGTattgagcaaaaataataatgttttccaCAAACCAGACTTGGCTTTGTCATGTACACCTAACGTAGAGTGTACAATACATACTACTGACGATATTCCCGTACATCAGAAAGTGTATCCGTATCCCGCAGCGTATACAGCCGAAGTaaacgatcaaataaaaatcctcTTGGATTCAGGTATAATTAGACCATCCAGATTGGCTTGGACTTCTCCTGTCTGGATAGTACCAAAAAAGAATGATGCttcaggacaaaaaaaaattagaatggtATTCGACTATAGGAAACTAACTGAGAAAACAATAAGTGATCGATACCCAATGTCAGAAATATCCTATGTATTGGATCAATTGAAAGGGCAAcaatttttctcatctttgGATCTTGCATCAGGATTCCATCAAATTAAGATGAAATCTGCTGATATCGAAAAAACAGCGTTCTcgataaataatggaaaatacgAGTTCATCCGTATGCCATTTGGACTAAAAAATGCTCCagcaattttccaacgtgcTTTAGACGATGTCCTTAGAGAATTCATAGGAAAAATTTGCTATATTTATATGGGTGATGTTATCGTATTTGGGAAATCTGTAAAATAGCATCTGCACAATTTAAGCATTATTCTCGATACgctaaataaagcaaatctgAAAGTCCAGTTAGATAAATCAGAATTTCTACataaggaaattgaatttcttggACATATAGTCTCGAGTGAGGGTATAaaaccgaacaacaacaaaatagaatCGATAAGAACGTTTCCTGttccaaaaacaataaaacaacttCGATCGTTCTTAGGACTGATGGGGTACTATAGAAGATTCAATCGAGATTTTGCTAAAATAGCGAAACCATTAACCAGCTCTCTAAGAGGCGAAAAGAATTGCACCTCGAATAGAAAGATAACTTTATCATTGGCACaggttgaatgttttgaaaaaatgaaaacaattttatcaTCGTCAGATATTTTAATCTACCCAGATTATAGTCAACCCTTCATTTTAACAACAGATGCTTCTGATTTTGCCATTGGAGCTGTTCTCTCGCAAGGAGAGTTAGGGAAGGACAAACCTATTCATTTCGGTTCGCGTTCACTTACTAAAACAGAAGAATCTTATTCAGTACCAGAGAAAGAAATGCTTGCAATAATTTGGGCATTAAAAATCTTCCGTaattatcttcttcttcttatcaggcgctacaaccgcttggcggtcttggcctgctccaggagaaaccggaaccgctcgcggtcgagcgccgtcgtctgccaatcgttgatcccggcctttttgacggacgcatccacgccatcactccatctcagtttgggcctaccacgcctcctctgtccatgtgggcagcctaaaaggactttacgggctgggtcgtccggtgccattctaatgacatgaccagcccaccggagcctggcgagtctaattcgctgcacgacagtgaggctatcgtacagttcgtagagctcgtcattgtatcggctcctccattgtccttccacacatacggggccaaaaatccttctgagcatcttcctctcgaacgcggctaagagggtttcgtcagttttggacaaggtccatgtctcagaggcgt encodes:
- the LOC128724356 gene encoding uncharacterized protein LOC128724356, which produces MSLNTSSDEVSDGASDGASGGCSAIGAHDHEDIKPDEDDCSEEDDEAVDWDDVYRMFDDMSLKDCFRHLAVAHQLPRSVVNMMLAILREKLDLNLPKDARTLIGTPTRVSSQVVSIRGGDFWYGSLGSALTKYITPVTVSNISIPEETQFSLEVSIDGLPWNKSGPIQLWPILMKVVELPKLPIMTVATFSGTVKPASIEEFLQSLVDELNEIQQGGLSVGEKTLNFNVRNFLADSPARSFIKGSLAIRLRLGPGDQQCVCGKVGEMDRPAIITPKGCHQEVLQAEHFCECPKHTATRFL